The region agtttaaaataatataagttctTTTGTacagttaatattttattattatgttctAAAATACAAGgagttatttaaaacaaaataaagtgtttagaaatgtgtttttttctctttttaagaaaaatacgTTTACAACGTGGTTTTTTCTGATTCCAAGAAAACCATGATAAAATGTTAATTGCAGTGAGCAAAATTATGTACGAGATAATCATTCTTATCTTGACGATGATTTGTATTTAAACCGTTTTTGCggtttttttgatataaaactttaacataatgataattttatctaaaaggTTTTAGAGGGGCTCTATTCATATGGCTCATGAACAAAAGTTCACCTAATTGTGTAGAAAGTTGTATGTGCTTATTTGAGAGGAACTAAggcttaataaaagtttaacgCTCGATATTAGTTTTTGTAAACACTTCCCAGTTGGCCATAAATaccacaagatttttaatagaaatactcTAAAGGTGAGTTACAGCTGTATGCCAAACATCAAATCAATCCTTAATTCTCATAACCATCATATAATGAAAAACAACACTTCAGATACCAATAAACATTGCAATAGTATTGCAAAAGCAAGTGCCCTTTAAATCAACAatcaaaagtttaaacaaatttacaatcTAATcctagtttttttcatttaggtgGATTCATCAGATTTTATAGTTGATAAAACAGTCAACGCGCCGTCATCTTTAGGTGGTGGTACAGAGGTTAGTCTTGATGTCACGTATGAACCATCACGTCTCGGTAATTCGGAAACTACTTTAATTTTGACATCAACTGTAGGAGGAGAATATGTATTTCCCTTATTTGGACATTGCTTGCTACCTAAGCCTCAGGGCCCTTTTACAGTGAAAGCCAACGGATCAACGCaaattccatttaaaaatattttttcacaaacAATAAGTTTCACATTTTACCTTGATAATCCtttgttttcaacaaaatcaGGAGAAGTTATCAAGCCAAAGAAAAGTTATAACATTGTTGTTTCGTTCAACGGAAATCAAAGTGACTCTAAATCCGTGTCTTTAGCAAGACTTTTAGTGACATGCGCAAGAGGTGCAGGCTCTGGTACTAATTTATCATggacattttatttaaaaggtgtATATTAATCAAATGAGGTTTATATTAACGACTATTAAGTTTtgctaaattgtttttaattttaagaagttaaaaactatttagaaattgttttataaaatatttaatttaacgatgttaatttaaattgtatttacttGCTTTAAGTTCAAATATTTAGTTGATACTTCAAATCCATTTTATTAATATCACTTGCTTTAAGTTCAAATATTTAGTTGCTACTTCAAATCCATTTTATTAATATCACTTCTCAGATAAATGTGTTTTGATTTCACCAATGAAATaaagactattttttttatcatatcataataaaataaggAACTTAATAGCTCACTCGAGCGTGTTTGACGCGGTACTCACGGCAGCCATTACACTCAAGTTAATAGCGAGAAAGAGCCGCAGCACTTTTTGTATCAGAAAATGTGAACAAAAgagtatgcaaatatctaatttatgtaaacttcaaattatgtaatgttaaaatatatatcaagtttACAGTTTtgcttttactttaaaattgatttgCGGCAACATGTGGTTTGTCAACGACTACCgaagtgtttaaaattttttaaagttagttataaattgtttttttattcataactttaaaaggtagatatgtattattttaatacctatcatttctatacttataaggtataagtatagaaatgatcgGCGTATGACTTAccaagacccgtattttacgggtccgaAATGCTAGTATGAAATAGaagctatattttttattaataatagaaTAGTACCCAAATCCAAGAGACTAGTATTGCAGaaaagttgttattattgttatactaGACCAAAAATGACGTCACTATAAACTTGTTTATCGATTTTATTTAGTACAAaggtaatcttttttttacgcAGGCCTCTGCATATGACGATTTCACATGGTCATATGCCGGAAAAAAAGTTTAGCTAacaatggatttttttttaaaccactcTTTCCGTAAGTAAAATTAGTCTTCTTTTTAAACCGTTCGGTGCCCAAAAGGTTTTACAAATATTGGCAAAAATGCAATCTTGtctgataattgtttttatatttttttacgatatgacgattttaaaaatgaaaattctgTGTGCActacttgaaaaaaattgaaaaaatgtctGTCATAAatccagaaaaaaattatagagaGAGAGGGGCAGGACCGAGAGCTTTTATGACGCCCGAGGCCTAGCAGTAATTAGGCGCCCCTCTAAGCATGCacattcttaaataaaaagcatgtaaaatataaaaactaattactgtttttttatttctaacacCGTTACCTTACATCCATATTTTCATGAAACGCATCTGAATTAAACAACACTTACGCAACACATTTACTGATTAGGATTGCTAAACAAGttctttgtaatttatatagaaaacaatatttttttgcttttttattagcaaaagttattattatgtcaTCTTACGACAGAGTTGgttgtttttagagttttatacAGAGTTGTATTCATTTCCAACATGTATGTCCGATAGACACTGCTGTTCTATAGTGGCCctgcaatctttttttaaaatcaattttagctTACTTAAAGGTCGTTCACCTTCTGCCACAGGATTTGGCATTGcgttaaaaacttcaaatttgaATGCATATAGATTGGAAAATAAGCTATATACCCTTTTAGCATATTTGGTTGAGAAAGCCTAAAGTGTTTCCATAGGTGAAAAATAAAGACTTCTTCAAACTATTAGGATTCAAAATACCTTCCATAAAGTTGTTTTCTATTTCACAAGCTTTAACTTTTACCAACTCTAAATCTTttaactagatgaataagaatctttagtaaacaatttttacaatcctaattttaaattgaatttgttGAATGAAATGACAGAGCGCAATGTTAAAGATATTCACTTCAAACTTATGTTCGGGGAAGTTATGGagaaaaaaactgtatttcCAGGTTCATCGCGATCTTGCCATCATCTTTTGCTTTGCCAAAAATTCTGTTTCATTGCCAAGTCGAGTGATCCGCTCATTATGGGTTAATAATttggttaaaataaattaacggCTTTAGGGCAACGGTAGTTTCTATGGTCTTTTAGCTATTAGTTTTATTGCGGCAATCTGAGCTGAATGTTTGGTATCCgaaagtttgtaaaaaacaatttttgagaaGGGATGTCTTTATGAGATAAGATTGACTTTAGATCCGGCACCTAATGTGCAGTTGGTAGAGTTTTTTCCATAGCTGGAGAGCTCCGACACCGAAATGACTTTTTGAGACAACTCAGCATTTGATTGCCTACCCAAGCTGCTGCTTCTACTTGCACTTTGACTTTGAGGTTGTTGGGTATTTGTTCTCCAAGGTCTTGCTCAATGCATGCTAAAATAAGATTCCGTCCGTCACTTTCAATGTCAGCTATTggattattaattagtttttcctACAACCAACTAGTTTTACTTTGCACCTCTTGGCGTTAAAGTTTACTGTTGATGTTGGCTTGCAGTTTTTGATAATCAGAGAAAATTAAATGACATCTATAACTCATATGATGTTGACATCATCGGCGTACAATTTGGTAtggttattatatatatatatatacatatatatatatatatatatatatatatatatatatatatatatatatatatatatatatatatatatatatatatatatatatatatatatatatatgactacaTTTATATCCAGTCTAGTGAGTCATTGATGAAGAACACAAATAGCAGTGATGTAAGTCACTGTTCCCACTCGGACGTTTATTCTTCAACTATTACTCATTGTTGTTTATTAGCTAGCAAACCAGTGATCCAGTTTAATAACTAACCTTAAATGCCATGTATGGCACATAAAAGCTGCCTTACAAACTTGATTAATTTCCGTAACATTTTAAAGGAAGCAATTTACCGTGAAAGCCTGGTTTACATAAATTTTACCGACTTTGTTAAAGCATTCAACTCAGTGTCCTATAATTTCACAAAGTGTCTTCATAAGATTCATACTTATAGGCATGAATCTTATGAAGAAGTCGTTGTGTGACACTGGTTGTGTCACTCAACGACTTCTTGAGACTTCTAACTAAGCTCTCTCCGTCACCTTATAAGTCTTggctttattacttttttttgagaGTTGGCGTGACATTTGATTTGCTTTGAGATTTTAACACTCTTTAGGGAGTTGTTCAAtcttagcaaataaaatttattaatttaatttaattttttttattttacaatttaaaaccgtgattaaattttctttcagaATAATCATAAAAGTACTTATGAGATTTCTTTCTCAAATAACCTGACAAGCTtatctttaacaataaattgttttgctttGACAAGATTTAGTGTCTACTATAAtgttgtcaatataaaaaacaagtcaacgtttattttttttggttggtCCCCACCaaccaacaaaagaaaataaattatttaaaaccatacttccttgttaatataaataaagcaaagttaATTGTTATGTACATCAccaagtaaatttattttataccttttatatataataaaaacattttttttatttttttgtaatcaaaatCTTATCAAGTTTCTTTTTGTCTTTCAACTTTCTGACGCTCCTATTATCATGACACCCTGGACATAACTGCCTCTTTTACCCCTCCCTCTCGGCGATCCTGGTGATGGGGTGATAAACTATCATTGGTGGTCATTAAGATTAAATCCCAAAATATAGTTACACCATTTGCGAAAGAAAATTTAGatacaaatttttcataaaacatttaaaaacctgaTGTAAGACTTTAATTGTTATCACATTTACTTTTAACCAATTAAGTTATTGCAAGAGAGTGTTCAATCCATAATTATTGCAAGAGAGTGTTCAACCCATAATTATTACAAGAGAGTGTTCAATAAAATGTCTGAAAATCTCTGATTAATCCAAAAGTTCTTAGAGATTAACACTTAGCAAGATCTTTTGATGCATTGTCGCGCCTTGAGTTTGATATAGTATCAAAAATAGAATGTGTAAGTAATATTATCTAGGTTCATATCGTAAAACagaacaaaagaaaattaatattgaatctttttaaattgataatctttcaaaatatgtattaaaCCACCGTTGACAATCAATATAGTCATCAGAAAGATTTTCAGTTTTAAGTACTTATCGACAGCGCAATTGCAACTCAGCAAACAACAGGTTTAGCAACATGCCCTTACTACTTGtaatttgaacaaaatttttttaatagttttctatttttttgcttagttaatcaagcaaaagtttttttcaaacaatccTACTTTGagcaacttaattaaaaatttttatcagctTTTTCACGCCATATCTGAACAgccttttacataaataaaatttttagctgTCAACTTCTCCTTTTCTTTTGTTATGGTGCTTTCTTGCATCTAATCAAACATCAATCAGTCTTCTGAACCGCAGGCTCATACCATCAATAATGTCCATAATTTTCTAGATAAATATCACTGAatcttatttatcaaatataatcactgaaaaaaattttttgtcaaatatatttactgaaattttatttgttgaatataataaaaatatgtttgtacTGCGATACATCTAAACACATTAGATTTTTCTGAAGGTTGTGTATAAGAAACTAAAGAGCTAATAGATGCCCAACAAACAGTCTATAGCGGAATTTCAGTGGAACTAGGCATTTTGAGCGGACCAGTGTAGTTTGGCTAATCGATTACTTAGTGAACCATTATATAGGGAAATAAGGACTTTATGTAAACCATGCAACTTGTTGACTTAGATAATGCAatgtcagaaaaaaaattgttgagcAAATACTCTGTCACCAGTAATATAATACTCTCGCGAGTTTAATGGaagagaaataaataataaaagaaaataagagAAAATTTACATAACTTCTACAATTGtatgaaaaatgtttagtttgttGCTGATGTTTTATCAGAGtcgatattttatttaattaaatttataatagtaCATGATAGTTTTACTTATgttattgcaaaatataaaacagtatGGTATGTAATATAACCACAAAAAAATAAGCatcaatataaacataaaaaaatataaatacataaaaatataaaaataaaataacaaaataataagcaATTGGTATAACTTGCGAAATAAATCTTTGTGAGTtacaagtttttcaagttttattataagtcattaaatttgaaaaatagaCACCACAACTGATGAAACTTGCAAAAAATGATAGTAATGTCTATTATCAAAATTGATAGTTATGACTATTATCGAATGATGATATCATTATACTAGCTTAAAGTAGTacataaaatttgattttgataaGTGGATGAGTTTGGAACCATCGTCATCAAAATCAGCATTGTGTCCTTAAATAGTCACATCAAACatttgaattgttttaattgagctaacagacatttttattaaaaaataaccaaataaaCTTTTGAGGTTTTGGATTGTCCGGCAAAACGAAAAAGTATGGTGCCAACGTTGTTGTTGTGTCTGCGAAGCTTAagtgtatataaaaagtaaaaaatgtttgtttaattgCTAATTGTTACATACATGTTACACTCGCTTAATTGCTAACGATGCAATTTTCGTTTAATTGCTAACGAATGCAACATAAAATGTTACATTCGTTTAATTGCTAACGAAATATatactgaaattatttttaagacttatatttcattaaaaagaaattttaaaagtgctTGATTTCCATTTGGTTTTTGTTATCTTGAGACATCTAcaagtaaaatgtttttgttatctCGAGACATCTACAAGAAAAATGTTTATGTCTaagctatatttttattatgaaaagaatCTCTCAGATCAGGTTATgagtttgtatatataaaagctACTTATATATCATCTACCATTACTTggcaataaatatataataaatatatataaatatttcagatGAACATTAaataacaagcaaaaaaaaaagtttttttttaaatccaaatcagcttttaaatagaaaaaataatttttctgaaaaaaatatttgttaaatgttttggTTTTTCTCAGGTTTTTGAGTAGATAAGACTGGACGCAAAGAACTGTGCTTTGCTTTACTTTGCAAACTGACAAAATTAAACAGTCATAAACGGAATTTTTTGTAGCAAGACAAACTTCGATAGTTGAGTCAAAAGGTTTTAAACTGGGTCTGGTTTCGAAAATTTAACTGGGTACTTTTGTATTATTAAAGTTGATTAGTTACTccagtattttttaaactttttaaattatgaaactaATTAACAAGTCTGTTCTTGTAAAGGCGTAGCAAGTAAACAGTGTCATCATGTTCTCCTCGTGTTTTTTGGCGCTGTTtggcatttttttgcatttgttttgaGACCAGATCTACGCaaagatttattttacaataaaagctAAAgctatttctaaaaattttactttacaaaaaatgagttaaattttttttagatgcgtCAAGTACATATGCGTCAAGTATATATACGTCAAGTACATATACATCAAGTACATATATACAAAGATATACTTAACAGGTTTTTGGTTTTCGGTAGAcaccaaaataatttattttttttgtctaccaAAGCGCTTCATGTCATGATTCCATAAAATTCGTTGGTAATAATAGTACGATCATTGATGGTATAAAGAGTATAAATTcgatagtataatttttttagtataagaGTATAAACTCAAAAACCTGGTTACACCATCCGCGGAAGAATatctgatttaaaattttgtataaaatcgcgttaaaaaacctgaaaatagatataaattgtcaaatttatgtaatttttatcactttaacatttaactaaattatagttgttaatagggtattatttactaataagGTATTAAATAAAGGTTAGAATGTGaagaaaaaaagcataaataaacAGTATCGAATTTTTGGTGTTACTGTTTTGAGCTAAAAACTCGTTCTAACAGTTGTTCAACTGGCTTCATCACGTGTTGTTCATAGTGTACAGGATCATGAGGAAACATTGTGCTTCCAGTCCCTTCGGGGTAAGAATCTGTAATTGGGTAAACATCAAGAATATCATAGCCCGCTGCACAAAACTCTTTTGTTGCAAAAGCGTTATAAAGTAGAACTCTCTaagaaataattacaataaacaataatcttttaaaatttttttaaacattttattaaaaaacttgaaattaccTGTGATGTCATAAATCTTCTTGAATGCAAATTAGGCATTGAATATTTATGTCTGTTCAAACTAGTGGATGTTCGCCAGACAAGTTTGCAACGAACAGTTTTACCGAGTTTTATTATTTCacgaattaaattttgaaaatttgtataatttgttGCTTCCGTGTAGTGTAGACCATAGTTTAATAATAGTACACTTTTTTCATCCATTGAAGGATGATATAATACTTGCTTTAATTCATCAATTACTTTGCTAACTTGAAAGTCGTTGGTATCCCAAAGTGTCTTTTCGATTGAATTGTTACGtctaatgtatttatttattgttagatTGTAATTTTCAAGACTGTAAATCCAGTTATAAGTGTACAAACAGtttctaaatatgtttttacaaattctgtttttttttatactgtgGTAAAACTGTGATGAAACGGAGTCCCCAAAAATCCATAAAACTCCTTCCTTGTAACGTGGATAgtgtattttcaaattttctaacaatacaaagaatactaaataaaaatattttactctttttttttagtacaaaagtAACATTTAATTACCGCAATATGGTATCCATGTTGTCTTGTTTATCCAACTCCCATATCCATGCCATAAAAACTTACAACTTGTTCTTTTATTACATTGCCCTTGAAGAAAAGATCgtttttctgaaaattaaaaaaaaagttttcaaataaatataattaaattgtttaatt is a window of Hydra vulgaris chromosome 15, alternate assembly HydraT2T_AEP DNA encoding:
- the LOC100208485 gene encoding uncharacterized protein LOC100208485, yielding MSNLCVKRLYEKIKKKTVFSLIILTFIIFYASKPVEQFLQQTITVHLLGEKHFSVNYCTHSKNLKENRKIKNEVSKFSKAWRFLHEIATTPSTIYNQCDMKWLQKDAIPWFNKYGRTDVETSYISIWEIQPAGQFSRVVLQTQYPNGSHKLFGGDFWRCFVRGKTSVPVATKDFLNGSYEFQFLLMESGNYTLSLSLEYTLCDGIKEPPPDWFIKGNVQGKEQKHGILLNDMPYINKPLWNGTTIKFMVPPADQCIEEKRSFLQGQCNKRTSCKFLWHGYGSWINKTTWIPYCENLKIHYPRYKEGVLWIFGDSVSSQFYHSIKKNRICKNIFRNCLYTYNWIYSLENYNLTINKYIRRNNSIEKTLWDTNDFQVSKVIDELKQVLYHPSMDEKSVLLLNYGLHYTEATNYTNFQNLIREIIKLGKTVRCKLVWRTSTSLNRHKYSMPNLHSRRFMTSQRVLLYNAFATKEFCAAGYDILDVYPITDSYPEGTGSTMFPHDPVHYEQHVMKPVEQLLERVFSSKQ